The Equus quagga isolate Etosha38 chromosome 2, UCLA_HA_Equagga_1.0, whole genome shotgun sequence genome has a window encoding:
- the LOC124234129 gene encoding leukotriene B4 receptor 1-like — MSVSTLTLQVLAMATNITSPVTPSSVSGMVIPLLAIILLSVALAVGLPGNGFVVWSILVKMRKRSVTALLVLNLAVADLAVVLTAPFFLHFLARGTWIFGSAACCLFHYVCGVSMYASVLLITAMSLDRSLAVALPFVSQKIRTKRIAWRLLAGLWVVSFLLATPVIVYRKVTSGRNNRTLICFPVYPSEGHRAFHLLFEAITGFLLPFLVVVASYSDIGRRLQARRFRRSRRTGRLVVLIILTFAAFWLPYHVVNLADAGRALAGKASGSGLVGHRLFLARQVLIALAFLSSSVNPVLYACAGGGLLRSAGVGFVAKMLEGTGSEMSSTRRGGTLNLTVKGAPTSPEPAPSESLTLSTNPLE; from the coding sequence ATGAGTGTATCCACTCTCACTCTCCAGGTCCTTGCAATGGCCACAAACATTACATCTCCTGTAACACCCTCCTCAGTAAGTGGCATGGTCATCCCTCTGCTGGCTATCATCCTACTGTCAGTGGCGCTGGCTGTGGGCCTTCCTGGCAACGGCTTTGTGGTGTGGAGCATCCTGGTAAAGATGCGGAAGCGCTCTGTCACTGCCCTGCTGGTGCTGAACTTAGCTGTGGCTGACTTGGCTGTAGTGCTCACTGCCCCCTTTTTCCTCCACTTCCTGGCCCGAGGCACCTGGATTTTTGGATCAGCTGCCTGCTGCCTGTTCCACTATGTCTGTGGAGTCAGCATGTATGCCAGTGTCCTGCTTATTACGGCCATGAGTCTGGACCGCTCGCTGGCAGTGGCCCTCCCCTTTGTGTCCCAGAAGATCCGCACCAAGAGGATTGCCTGGCGGCTGCTGGCAGGCCTCTGGGTGGTGTCCTTTCTGCTGGCCACGCCCGTCATCGTATACCGCAAAGTAACCTCGGGACGCAACAACAGGACCCTGATCTGCTTCCCAGTGTACCCCAGTGAGGGACACAGGGCCTTCCACCTGCTCTTCGAGGCCATCACTGGCTTCCTGCTGCCCTTCCTGGTCGTGGTGGCCAGCTACTCCGACATCGGGCGCAGGCTGCAGGCCAGGCGCTTTCGCCGCAGCCGCCGCACGGGTCGCCTGGTGGTGCTCATCATCTTGACCTTCGCTGCCTTCTGGCTGCCCTACCACGTGGTGAACCTGGCCGATGCGGGCCGCGCGCTGGCTGGCAAGGCCTCTGGGTCCGGGCTGGTGGGGCACCGGCTGTTCCTGGCCCGCCAGGTGCTCATCGCGCTGGCCTTCCTGAGCAGCAGCGTGAACCCGGTGCTGTACGCGTGCGCCGGCGGCGGCCTGCTGCGCTCAGCGGGCGTGGGCTTCGTTGCCAAGATGCTGGAGGGCACCGGCTCCGAGATGTCCAGCACGCGCCGTGGGGGCACCCTGAACCTGACTGTAAAGGGCGCCCCCACCTCCCCCGAGCCTGCACCCTCCGAGAGCCTCACTCTCTCCACCAACCCTCTCGAATGA
- the CIDEB gene encoding cell death activator CIDE-B isoform X2 produces the protein MPACEYTIFTHMDHHHDNPSVWKNLGLPQVYNNSAQIVPNYIGEGSANAPERFPEFWGATEGDRKEQARVQGLVSRVPSLTVLLRPAPGVSIPPALPHYFESRSSSELQGPLSRAAAPSGLSGTLKEPSEEARTCQGQQIAGGEEVEHRVDAGAEEGQSRRSSSRRLARPAEPRQGPFGRRQRGHGLQNIDRVVGRPEQAEGEHDGAHQPAHPRAVPPGAPAGAPQPRQRHAVAAEHQPEGKHEGRQSLEAQVRGGVGRRRVAQLAQVVPPEVAVDGGRHGEQQRGKPDGEQQAAGQGRTAQPRCQEGARDGQAALQAEQAGEQDAGVHAERAHVVHGLAARLAQRPGLPRQEGHEERREQQHRAVGQRQVQHERGRQRSPPCGPPARQAPHHKAVAGQPQQCRQQKEGRACAPAQQRTTQPRTLLHLPATMEYLSALNPSGLLRSVSNMSSEFGRRVWTSAPPPQRPFRVCDHKRTTRKGLTAATRQELLDKALETLLLSGVLTLVLEEDGTAVESEDFFQLLEDDTCLMSGVLSYGLGREKPKHSKDIARITFDVYKQNPRDLFGSLNIKATFYGLYSMSCDIQGLGPKKVLRELLRWISALLQGLGHILLGISSTLRHVVEGAEQWQLQRQGRLHRY, from the exons ATGCCAGCCTGCGAGTACACAATATTCACTCACATGGACCATCACCACGACAACCCCTCAGTTTGGAAGAACCTAGGCCTGCCCCAGGTGTATAATAATTCTGCCCAGATAGTTCCAAACTACATCGGAGAAGGATCCGCAAATGCTCCAGAGCGGTTCCCTGAGTTCTGGGGGGCGACggaaggagacaggaaagagCAGGCCCGGGTGCAGGGTTTGGTGTCAAGGGTTCCATCCCTGACTGTCCTTCTCCGCCCCGCCCCCGGGGTCTCCattccccctgccctgccccactaCTTTGAGTCGAGAAGTAGCTCGGAGCTCCAGGGTCCCCTCTCTAGAGCGGCCGCCCCCTCGGGCCTCTCCGGAACCCTCAAAGAGCCGAGTGAGGAAGCGAGGACCTGCCAGGGGCAGCAGATCGCCGGCGGTGAAGAGGTAGAGCACCGGGTTGACGCTGGAGCTGAAGAAGGCCAAAGCCGTCGTTCCAGCTCTCGCCGCTTGGCCCGCCCCGCCGAGCCTCGCCAGGGCCCCTTCGGGCGGCGCCAGCGCGGCCACGGCCTGCAGAATATTGACCGCGTGGTAGGGCGCCCAGAGCAAGCCGAAGGCGAGCACGATGGCGCTCACCAGCCGGCCCACCCGCGTGCCGTGCCGCCCGGTGCGCCAGCGGGTGCCCCGCAGCCGCGCCAGCGTCACGCTGTAGCAGCTGAGCACCAGCCCGAAGGGAAGCACGAAGGCCGTCAGAGTCTCGAGGCTCAGGTGCGCGGCGGCGTGGGCCGGCGACGGGTGGCACAGCTGGCACAGGTGGTCCCCCCAGAGGTGGCGGTAGACGGCGGCCGGCACGGCGAGCAGCAGCGCGGCAAGCCAGACGGCGAGCAGCAGGCGGCGGGCCAGGGCCGGACTGCGCAGCCGCGGTGCCAGGAAGGGGCGCGTGACGGCCAGGCAGCGCTGCAGGCTGAGCAGGCTGGTGAGCAGGACGCTGGCGTACATGCTGAACGCGCACACGTAGTACACGGCCTTGCAGCCCGCCTGGCCCAGAGGCCAGGCCTGCCGCGTCAGGAAGGCCACGAAGAGCGGCGTGAGCAGCAGCACCGAGCCGTCGGCCAGCGCCAGGTGCAGCACGAGCGTGGCCGCCAGCGGTCGCCCCCGTGCGGGCCGCCAGCCCGCCAAGCTCCACACCACAAAGCCGTTGCCGGGCAGCCCCAGCAGTGCCGCCAGCAGAAGGAAGGCCGAGCCTGTG CCCCAGCACAGCAGAGAACCACCCAGCCCAGGACTCTCCTGCACCTTCCCGCCACCATGGAGTACCTCTCCGCCCTCAACCCCAGCGGCCTGCTCAG GTCAGTATCCAATATGAGCTCTGAGTTTGGCCGTAGGGTCTGGACCTCAGCTCCACCACCCCAGCGACCTTTCCGTGTCTGTGATCACAAGCGGACCACCCGGAAAGGTCTGACAGCTGCCACCCGACAGGAACTGCTAGACAAG GCATTGGAGACCCTGCTGCTGAGCGGAGTGCTGACACTGGTGCTAGAGGAGGACGGGACAGCCGTGGAGAGCGAGGACTTCTTCCAGCTGTTGGAGGATGACACGTGCCTGATG AGCGGGGTGCTGTCTTATGGTCTGGGCCGGGAGAAGCCCAAGCACAGCAAGGACATCGCCCGCATCACCTTCGACGTATACAAGCAAAACCCTCGAGACCTTTTTGGCAGCCTGAACATCAAAGCCACATTCTACGGGCTCTACTCCATGAGTTGTGACATACAAGGACTCGGCCCAAAGAAAGTACTCAG GGAGCTCCTCCGATGGATCTCCGCTCTGCTGCAAGGCCTGGGCCATATACTGCTGGGAATTTCCTCCACCCTTCGACATGTGGTAGAAGGGGCTGAGCAGTGGCAGCTGCAGCGTCAGGGTCGCCTCCATCGCTACTGA
- the CIDEB gene encoding cell death activator CIDE-B isoform X1, with product MPACEYTIFTHMDHHHDNPSVWKNLGLPQVYNNSAQIVPNYIGEGSANAPERFPEFWGATEGDRKEQARVQGLVSRVPSLTVLLRPAPGVSIPPALPHYFESRSSSELQGPLSRAAAPSGLSGTLKEPSEEARTCQGQQIAGGEEVEHRVDAGAEEGQSRRSSSRRLARPAEPRQGPFGRRQRGHGLQNIDRVVGRPEQAEGEHDGAHQPAHPRAVPPGAPAGAPQPRQRHAVAAEHQPEGKHEGRQSLEAQVRGGVGRRRVAQLAQVVPPEVAVDGGRHGEQQRGKPDGEQQAAGQGRTAQPRCQEGARDGQAALQAEQAGEQDAGVHAERAHVVHGLAARLAQRPGLPRQEGHEERREQQHRAVGQRQVQHERGRQRSPPCGPPARQAPHHKAVAGQPQQCRQQKEGRACAPAQQRTTQPRTLLHLPATMEYLSALNPSGLLRSVSNMSSEFGRRVWTSAPPPQRPFRVCDHKRTTRKGLTAATRQELLDKALETLLLSGVLTLVLEEDGTAVESEDFFQLLEDDTCLMVLESGQSWSPIRSGVLSYGLGREKPKHSKDIARITFDVYKQNPRDLFGSLNIKATFYGLYSMSCDIQGLGPKKVLRELLRWISALLQGLGHILLGISSTLRHVVEGAEQWQLQRQGRLHRY from the exons ATGCCAGCCTGCGAGTACACAATATTCACTCACATGGACCATCACCACGACAACCCCTCAGTTTGGAAGAACCTAGGCCTGCCCCAGGTGTATAATAATTCTGCCCAGATAGTTCCAAACTACATCGGAGAAGGATCCGCAAATGCTCCAGAGCGGTTCCCTGAGTTCTGGGGGGCGACggaaggagacaggaaagagCAGGCCCGGGTGCAGGGTTTGGTGTCAAGGGTTCCATCCCTGACTGTCCTTCTCCGCCCCGCCCCCGGGGTCTCCattccccctgccctgccccactaCTTTGAGTCGAGAAGTAGCTCGGAGCTCCAGGGTCCCCTCTCTAGAGCGGCCGCCCCCTCGGGCCTCTCCGGAACCCTCAAAGAGCCGAGTGAGGAAGCGAGGACCTGCCAGGGGCAGCAGATCGCCGGCGGTGAAGAGGTAGAGCACCGGGTTGACGCTGGAGCTGAAGAAGGCCAAAGCCGTCGTTCCAGCTCTCGCCGCTTGGCCCGCCCCGCCGAGCCTCGCCAGGGCCCCTTCGGGCGGCGCCAGCGCGGCCACGGCCTGCAGAATATTGACCGCGTGGTAGGGCGCCCAGAGCAAGCCGAAGGCGAGCACGATGGCGCTCACCAGCCGGCCCACCCGCGTGCCGTGCCGCCCGGTGCGCCAGCGGGTGCCCCGCAGCCGCGCCAGCGTCACGCTGTAGCAGCTGAGCACCAGCCCGAAGGGAAGCACGAAGGCCGTCAGAGTCTCGAGGCTCAGGTGCGCGGCGGCGTGGGCCGGCGACGGGTGGCACAGCTGGCACAGGTGGTCCCCCCAGAGGTGGCGGTAGACGGCGGCCGGCACGGCGAGCAGCAGCGCGGCAAGCCAGACGGCGAGCAGCAGGCGGCGGGCCAGGGCCGGACTGCGCAGCCGCGGTGCCAGGAAGGGGCGCGTGACGGCCAGGCAGCGCTGCAGGCTGAGCAGGCTGGTGAGCAGGACGCTGGCGTACATGCTGAACGCGCACACGTAGTACACGGCCTTGCAGCCCGCCTGGCCCAGAGGCCAGGCCTGCCGCGTCAGGAAGGCCACGAAGAGCGGCGTGAGCAGCAGCACCGAGCCGTCGGCCAGCGCCAGGTGCAGCACGAGCGTGGCCGCCAGCGGTCGCCCCCGTGCGGGCCGCCAGCCCGCCAAGCTCCACACCACAAAGCCGTTGCCGGGCAGCCCCAGCAGTGCCGCCAGCAGAAGGAAGGCCGAGCCTGTG CCCCAGCACAGCAGAGAACCACCCAGCCCAGGACTCTCCTGCACCTTCCCGCCACCATGGAGTACCTCTCCGCCCTCAACCCCAGCGGCCTGCTCAG GTCAGTATCCAATATGAGCTCTGAGTTTGGCCGTAGGGTCTGGACCTCAGCTCCACCACCCCAGCGACCTTTCCGTGTCTGTGATCACAAGCGGACCACCCGGAAAGGTCTGACAGCTGCCACCCGACAGGAACTGCTAGACAAG GCATTGGAGACCCTGCTGCTGAGCGGAGTGCTGACACTGGTGCTAGAGGAGGACGGGACAGCCGTGGAGAGCGAGGACTTCTTCCAGCTGTTGGAGGATGACACGTGCCTGATGGTACTGGAGTCCGGGCAGAGCTGGAGCCCCATCAGG AGCGGGGTGCTGTCTTATGGTCTGGGCCGGGAGAAGCCCAAGCACAGCAAGGACATCGCCCGCATCACCTTCGACGTATACAAGCAAAACCCTCGAGACCTTTTTGGCAGCCTGAACATCAAAGCCACATTCTACGGGCTCTACTCCATGAGTTGTGACATACAAGGACTCGGCCCAAAGAAAGTACTCAG GGAGCTCCTCCGATGGATCTCCGCTCTGCTGCAAGGCCTGGGCCATATACTGCTGGGAATTTCCTCCACCCTTCGACATGTGGTAGAAGGGGCTGAGCAGTGGCAGCTGCAGCGTCAGGGTCGCCTCCATCGCTACTGA
- the NOP9 gene encoding nucleolar protein 9: MTRTLRSERAGFSKLCRGLAHAWWQEASPASKGAGPGALMGLGPRSPHKAGRRFPAGGKRGRGAKGSGRPPPGRRRPPCPPPDGRSEPARDALPHLSPEALGYFRRALSALKDAPETGEERELMVHNVLKEVEAQALALATNRTGSEMLQELLGFSPLKPLCRVWAALRSNLRFVACHRCGVHVLQSALLQLPRLLGTPAEEEEEEEEDGDRKDGSLETLEELVLGLAAEVCDDFLFYCGDTHGTFVVRTLLQVLGGTLLESERARHRGSQSPEAQRAPTRDCKPTDFEVPETFLNCLRDLSSCFLKDIAVFITDKISSFCLQVGLQVLHRKLPQLCAHLCNAVIGYLSSRNSSADGSPLLLFLRDQTSSRLLEQVLLVSDPPRLQSLFEDHFQGQLQTLAAHPIANFPLQRFLDAVTTPELLSPMFKELSPALEAVLAQGHPGVVVALVGACRRVGTHQAQVLQLLLEAFHCAEPSSRQVSCVPLFATLMAYEVYYGLMEDEGAVPAEHQVEMATARALGEVTVLGSLLLQHLLHFSTPDLILRSLGALTGPQLLSLAQSPAGSHVLDTVLSSPSVTRKQRRRVLKTLKGQYVALACSRHGSRVLDAIWSGAALGARKEIAAELGERNEELLRDPFGHHVARNVALTTFLKRQKAWEQQQGAVAKRRRALNSILED; the protein is encoded by the exons ATGACGCGTACTCTGCGCAGCGAGCGCGCTGGCTTTTCTAAGCTCTGTCGGGGCCTGGCCCACGCTTGGTGGCAGGAGGCTTCTCCGGCGTCCAAGGGAGCCGGTCCCGGAGCGCTCATGGGGCTGGGGCCGCGCTCCCCGCACAAGGCGGGGCGTCGGTTCCCAGCTGGCGGCAAACGAGGCCGTGGGGCCAAGGGGTCGGGGCGCCCCCCACCAGGCCGCCGGCGACCGCCCTGCCCGCCTCCGGACGGGCGCTCGGAGCCGGCTCGGGACGCGCTGCCCCACCTGAGCCCCGAGGCTCTGGGGTACTTCCGCCGGGCGCTGTCTGCGCTGAAAGACGCCCCCGAGACCGGAGAAGAACGAG AGCTGATGGTGCACAATGTTTTGAAGGAGGTTGAGGCTCAGGCCCTAGCCTTGGCCACGAACAGGACTGGCAGTGAGATGCTGCAGGAACTGTTGGGGTTCAGTCCCCTGAAACCGCTGTGTCGAGTATGGGCTGCTCTGCGCTCCAACTTGCGCTTTGTGGCCTGTCATCGATGCGGGGTCCATGTACTGCAAAGCGCTTTGCTGCAGCTGCCTCGGTTGCTGGGGACccctgcagaggaggaggaggaggaagaggaggatggagaTAGGAAGGATGGTTCCTTAGAGACCCTGGAGGAGCTAGTCCTGGGACTCGCTGCTGAGGTGtgtgatgattttcttttctactgtGGAGACACACATGGCACCTTCGTGGTCAGAACTCTGCTGCAGGTGTTAGGAGGGACTCTCCTGGAGTCTGAGAGAGCCAGGCACCGTGGCTCCCAGTCACCTG AAGCACAAAGGGCCCCAACTCGGGACTGTAAGCCAACTGATTTCGAGGTCCCTGAAACCTTCCTGAATTGCCTTCGGGACCTGAGCTCCTGCTTTCTGAAGGACATTGCTG TGTTTATCACTGACAAGATCTCCAGCTTCTGCCTTCAAGTGGGCTTACAGGTCTTACACCGCAAACTGCCCCAGCTTTGTGCCCACCTCTGCAATGCTGTGATTGGCTACCTGAGTAGCCGCAATTCTTCAGCAGATGGCAG TCCCCTCCTGCTGTTTCTGCGGGATCAGACGAGCTCCAGACTGCTAGAGCAGGTGCTGCTGGTGTCGGATCCCCCGAGGCTCCAGAGCCTCTTTGAGGATCACTTCCAAGGGCAGCTGCAGACCCTGGCTGCACATCCTATTGCCAACTTCCCTTTGCAGCGTTTCCTGGATGCGGTCACTACCCCTGAGCTG CTATCGCCCATGTTCAAGGAGCTGAGCCCTGCCCTGGAAGCTGTGttagcccaaggtcacccaggggTCGTCGTTGCCCTGGTGGGGGCCTGCCGCAGAGTTGGGACCCACCAAGCCCAAGTCCTGCAGCTGTTGTTGGAG GCATTCCACTGTGCAGAGCCCTCTTCCCGGCAAGTGTCCTGTGTGCCTCTCTTTGCCACTTTGATGGCTTATGAGGTGTACTATGGACTGATGGAGGACGAGGGGGCAGTGCCTGCGGAGCACCAG GTGGAAATGGCCAcagccagggccctgggggaAGTGACGGTGCTTGGGTCTCTACTGCTCCAGCATCTGCTGCACTTCTCCACTCCTGATCTTATACTTCGAAGTCTGGGTGCATTGACAGGACCGCAGCTTCTGAGTCTGGCCCAAAGCCCTGCTGGTTCCCATGTGCTCGATACCGTCCTGAGCAGCCCCTCCGTGACGCGCAAGCAGCGCCGCCGTGTGCTGAAGACCCTAAAG GGACAATATGTAGCTCTGGCCTGTAGTCGCCATGGCAGCCGTGTGCTGGATGCCATCTGGAGTGGAGCAGCCTTGGGGGCCCGGAAGGAAATTGCTGCAGAGCTGG GGGAGCGGAACGAGGAGCTCTTAAGAGACCCTTTTGGCCACCATGTGGCTCGAAATGTGGCCCTGACTACCTTCCTGAAGCGGCAAAAGGCTTGGGAACAGCAGCAGGGGGCAGTGGCCAAGCGGAGACGGGCTTTGAACTCAATACTTGAAGACTGA
- the DHRS1 gene encoding dehydrogenase/reductase SDR family member 1, which yields MAAPMKGQVCVVTGASRGIGRGIALQLCQAGATVYITGRHLDTLQVTAQEAQSRGGRCVPVVCDSSQESQVQSLFEQVNEEQGRLDVLVNNAYAGVQAILTNAKKPFWESPASLWDDINNVGLRGHYLCSVYGARLMVPAGRGLIVVISSAGGLQYLFNVSYGVGKAACDRLAADCAQELRRHGVSYVSLWPGLVQTELLKDHLMKDDNTEDSLFNLVRNRFSSAETTEMSGKCVVALATDPNILSLSGKVLPSCDLARRYGLRDVDGHPVDDYFSLSSVLTRVSSLGWLASFLPSFLRVPKWILTLYTSKF from the exons ATGGCAGCTCCCATGAAGGGCCAAGTGTGCGTGGTGACTGGGGCTTCCAGGGGTATTGGCCGCGGCATCGCCTTGCAGCTCTGCCAAGCTGGTGCCACAGTGTACATCACTGGCCGTCATCTGGACACGCTGCAGGTCACTGCTCAGGAG GCGCAATCCCGAGGGGGCCGCTGTGTGCCGGTGGTGTGTGATTCAAGCCAGGAGAGTCAAGTGCAAAGCCTATTTGAGCAAGTGAATGAGGAACAGGGCCGTCTGGACGTGCTGGTCAACAATGCCTATGCTGGAGTCCAG GCAATCCTGACCAATGCTAAGAAGCCATTCTGGGAAAGCCCCGCCTCCTTGTGGGATGATATAAACAACGTGGGACTCAG AGGCCACTACTTGTGCTCGGTGTATGGGGCGCGGCTGATGGTACCAGCTGGCCGAGGGCTCATCGTGGTCATCTCCTCAGCTGGGGGGTTGCAGTATCTCTTCAATGTTTCCTATGGTGTGGGCAAAGCTGCG TGTGACAGGCTCGCTGCTGACTGTGCCCAGGAGCTGCGGCGCCACGGGGTCAGCTACGTGTCTCTGTGGCCAGGGTTGGTGCAGACAGAACTGCTGAAGGATCACTTGATGAAGGATGACAACACTGAGGATTCCCTGTTTAATCTG GTCAGAAATCGCTTCTCATCCGCAGAGACCACAGAAATGAGTGGCAAATGTGTGGTAGCTTTGGCAACAG ACCCCAATATCCTGAGCCTGAGTGGGAAGGTCCTGCCGTCCTGTGACCTTGCTCGACGCTATGGCCTTCGGGACGTGGATG GCCACCCCGTTGATGACTATTTCTCTTTGAGTTCCGTTCTCACCCGTGTCTCCAGCCTGGGCTGGCTGGCCTCCTTCTTGCCCAGCTTTCTCCGTGTGCCCAAGTGGATTTTGACCCTCTACACCAGCAAGTTCTAA